GGGTCTACACTTGCTGGCGTTGTGGACACATCTCCACCAACCCGGACGATATGCACCTTGGCCATAAGAACGTACCGACCTCCAAAGGGGCAACCTGGCGCCGGTCAACACCGATCTGGAAGGGGCTTCATGTAACTTGAGTGCAGGCAACAGTGGTTACGTTAAAGAAGGAATGTCATGTGTTGAACGAGGAAGCTGTGGAGCACCTTATGGGCGATAGCGAACAGACCGTACTAATCAAGGTGTTCGTGGCGGACGACGATGGTCCTGTCTACGAGGAACTCCCTGCTCTCCAGAAAGGGCCGAGTACCTATGAGCTGTTGTCCTCCCCAGGCCTGGCACTGAACCTGGCCAAGGGAGACCTGGTCTCGATCATCGATCCCAATACGCCTGCCCAGGTGTTGAAGCGGGGTGGTAATTTTTGCATCCAGATCTATGCAGACCACATTCCCGATAAAGACATCACTTCCCTCGAGCGTGAGGTAAATGCTTTGTTGGGGGGGACACTTGATGGTGTTCACGAAGGGAACTTGGCGTTGAGTGTGCCCGCGCGAAACGGTATGGACAGACTTGAGGAAGTCTTCGACGGATTCACCGAAAGGACGGGTATTCAGTGGTATTACGCTAATATCTACAAGAATTTCGAGGACGAAGATGACGAGACGTTGTTGAACTGGTGGTTGGATAGTTAATTTATACTTTTTGGGTGAGCTCACCATTATTGGTTTCACGCTGTGGGCGTGCTGCAGGGCGGTTTGACAGTGACCGCCCTTGCGGTGTTACTCGCAGGTATAGGAAGCCCGCAGCACCATGATATACAACTACCACGAAGCCCCGCCAAGCCGCGAGCAGGCTGAAGTATGCAAACGCTACGAGGTATCGCCGAAGGCACCGGAAGATCGTGTGGCGATTGCTTTGGGCACGCTCAAGGACAACCCTATTTAT
This genomic stretch from Pseudomonas entomophila L48 harbors:
- a CDS encoding DUF4265 domain-containing protein — protein: MGDSEQTVLIKVFVADDDGPVYEELPALQKGPSTYELLSSPGLALNLAKGDLVSIIDPNTPAQVLKRGGNFCIQIYADHIPDKDITSLEREVNALLGGTLDGVHEGNLALSVPARNGMDRLEEVFDGFTERTGIQWYYANIYKNFEDEDDETLLNWWLDS